One window from the genome of Natronomonas pharaonis DSM 2160 encodes:
- a CDS encoding LeuA family protein, producing the protein MRRLRRRIEFFQGTLDSTSEISEARIFDTTLRDGEQSPRTSFSYEDKREIAAILDDMGTHVIEAGFPVNSEAEFEAVQDIADATSSTVCGLARVVEKDIDAALDSGVEMVHVFASTSDVQLQDSMHATRQEALERSVEAVERVKDAGVTCMYSPMDATRTDESFLIDVIEAVSDAGTDWINIPDTCGVATPRRFYDMVETVVSHTDANVDVHTHDDFGLAAANALSGYEAGAAQAQVSVNGIGERAGNAAYEEVVMALESLYDVDTGIKTERITELARVVEEKSDIPVPANKPVVGNNAFSHESGIHAAGVIENADTFEPGVMTPEMVGATRELVLGKHTGTHSVRERLEDAGFKPSDAEVREVTRMVKDHGAQKEQVTFERLKEFAREVGIEREEVRI; encoded by the coding sequence ATACGTCGCCTTCGGCGGCGGATCGAGTTCTTCCAGGGCACTCTAGATAGTACCTCAGAGATAAGTGAGGCCCGGATTTTCGATACGACCCTGCGCGACGGCGAACAGTCCCCGCGAACCTCGTTCAGCTACGAGGACAAACGCGAGATAGCGGCTATCCTCGACGACATGGGCACCCATGTCATCGAGGCCGGCTTCCCGGTGAACTCCGAGGCGGAGTTCGAGGCCGTACAGGACATCGCCGACGCGACATCCTCTACGGTGTGCGGGCTTGCCCGCGTCGTAGAGAAGGACATCGACGCCGCGTTGGACTCCGGCGTCGAGATGGTACACGTGTTCGCGTCTACCAGCGACGTTCAGCTGCAGGATTCGATGCACGCTACTCGTCAAGAGGCGCTCGAACGCTCCGTAGAGGCCGTCGAGCGCGTCAAAGACGCCGGCGTAACCTGCATGTACTCGCCGATGGACGCGACGCGGACGGATGAATCGTTCCTGATCGACGTCATCGAGGCCGTCTCCGATGCCGGGACGGACTGGATAAACATTCCCGACACCTGTGGGGTCGCGACGCCCCGGCGGTTCTACGATATGGTCGAGACCGTCGTTTCGCATACGGACGCCAACGTCGACGTCCACACCCACGACGACTTCGGGCTGGCAGCGGCCAACGCCCTGTCCGGCTACGAAGCGGGCGCCGCACAGGCGCAGGTGTCGGTCAACGGTATCGGCGAACGCGCCGGCAACGCGGCCTACGAAGAGGTCGTCATGGCGCTGGAGTCGCTGTACGATGTCGACACGGGCATCAAGACCGAACGCATCACAGAACTGGCCCGCGTCGTCGAGGAGAAAAGCGACATCCCGGTGCCGGCGAACAAGCCCGTGGTGGGGAACAACGCCTTCTCCCACGAATCGGGCATCCACGCCGCCGGCGTCATCGAGAACGCCGACACCTTCGAACCCGGCGTCATGACGCCCGAGATGGTCGGTGCGACCCGCGAGCTGGTGTTGGGCAAACACACCGGCACCCACTCGGTTCGCGAGCGGCTGGAAGACGCCGGTTTCAAGCCGAGTGACGCGGAGGTCCGCGAGGTGACCCGCATGGTCAAAGACCACGGCGCACAGAAAGAGCAGGTCACCTTCGAGCGGCTCAAGGAGTTCGCCCGCGAGGTGGGCATCGAGCGCGAGGAGGTTCGCATCTAG